In Musa acuminata AAA Group cultivar baxijiao chromosome BXJ2-10, Cavendish_Baxijiao_AAA, whole genome shotgun sequence, a genomic segment contains:
- the LOC103968835 gene encoding mitogen-activated protein kinase kinase SIPKK isoform X2, which produces MVIFSVEKFCASSFDLRRPHQFTHASVPLCSSSLPPRDRHLPSVAFVGSRVRTKGKQNKSKSVLPCFPMRRGGLNPDLRLSLPSHEASISQFLTQSGTFKDGDLLVNKDGLRILSHSEEDGQSLINPIVNQLSLDDVDTVKVIGKGSGGIVQLVRHKWTGQFFALKVIELNIQDSVRKQIAQELRISLSTQCPCVVACYQCFYYNGAISIVLEYMDGGSLADFLNSVKTIPEPYLAAICKQVLQGLIYLHHEKRIIHRDLKPSNILINHRGEVKISDFGVSAIIASSSGQRDTFIGTYNYMSPERIASQTHGYISDIWSFGLVVLECATGQFPYPRCDSFYELLDMIVEQPPPCAPPEHFSEEFCSFISECLQKKPKDRKTARLLLKHPFLSMYDDLQVDLASYFTMSGLPLSQFLKE; this is translated from the exons ATGGTCATATTTTCCGTCGAGAAATTTTGTGCCAGTTCTTTCGACCTCCGACGCCCCCATCAGTTCACCCACGCATCAGTTCCTCTTTGCTCCTCCTCGCTCCCTCCGCGTGATCGCCACCTTCCCTCGGTCGCCTTCGTTGGGAGCCGTGTTCGgacaaaaggaaaacaaaataaaAGTAAATCAGTGCTGCCGTGCTTCCCGATGAGGAGGGGCGGCCTCAATCCCGACCTCAGGCTGTCTCTCCCGAGCCACGAGGCCTCCATTAGCCAGTTCCT GACTCAGAGTGGAACGTTCAAGGACGGGGATCTTCTCGTGAATAAGGACGGGCTTCGGATCCTCTCTCACAGCGAAGAAGACGGG CAATCTCTCATAAACCCGATAGTTAATCAGTTGAGTTTAGATGATGTAGACACGGTTAAAGTGATCGGGAAAGGTAGCGGTGGAATTGTGCAGCTGGTCCGCCACAAATGGACGGGCCAATTTTTTGCTCTCAAG GTTATAGAACTGAACATTCAAGACAGCGTACGCAAGCAAATTGCTCAGGAACTCAGGATAAGCCTGTCGACCCAGTGCCCATGCGTCGTTGCATGCTACCAGTGCTTCTACTACAATGGTGCCATCTCTAtagtgttggagtacatggatggAGGCTCCCTTGCTGATTTTTTGAACAGCGTGAAAACCATTCCAGAGCCGTATCTTGCGGCAATCTGTAAGCAG GTTCTTCAAGGATTGATCTATTTACACCATGAAAAGCGCATCATACACCGAGACCTGAAGCCGTCAAACATTCTGATCAATCACAGAGGGGAGGTTAAGATATCTGACTTTGGTGTCAGTGCTATAATCGCAAGCTCGTCTGGTCAACGAGATACCTTTATCGGCACTTACAATTACATGTCT CCAGAAAGAATAGCTTCACAGACACATGGCTACATAAGTGATATTTGGAGCTTTGGTCTGGTTGTGTTGGAATGCGCTACGGGCCAGTTTCCTTATCCACGTTGTGATAGTTTCTACGAGCTTTTGGATATGATAGTCGAACAGCCACCGCCCTGTGCTCCTCCAGAACACTTCTCCGAGGAGTTTTGCTCATTCATTTCTGAATG TTTACAGAAAAAGCCCAAGGATAGAAAAACTGCACGGCTGCTTCTG AAACATCCCTTCCTGAGCATGTacgatgacctgcaagtggatctTGCTTCTTACTTCACCATGTCCGGATTGCCGCTCAGCCAGTTTTTGAAGGAATGA
- the LOC103968835 gene encoding mitogen-activated protein kinase kinase SIPKK isoform X1, with product MVIFSVEKFCASSFDLRRPHQFTHASVPLCSSSLPPRDRHLPSVAFVGSRVRTKGKQNKSKSVLPCFPMRRGGLNPDLRLSLPSHEASISQFLTQSGTFKDGDLLVNKDGLRILSHSEEDGQSLINPIVNQLSLDDVDTVKVIGKGSGGIVQLVRHKWTGQFFALKVIELNIQDSVRKQIAQELRISLSTQCPCVVACYQCFYYNGAISIVLEYMDGGSLADFLNSVKTIPEPYLAAICKQVLQGLIYLHHEKRIIHRDLKPSNILINHRGEVKISDFGVSAIIASSSGQRDTFIGTYNYMSPERIASQTHGYISDIWSFGLVVLECATGQFPYPRCDSFYELLDMIVEQPPPCAPPEHFSEEFCSFISECLQKKPKDRKTARLLLVSGVSDLLNSRIFLCRGRYYSSSHMVHLWSQKHPFLSMYDDLQVDLASYFTMSGLPLSQFLKE from the exons ATGGTCATATTTTCCGTCGAGAAATTTTGTGCCAGTTCTTTCGACCTCCGACGCCCCCATCAGTTCACCCACGCATCAGTTCCTCTTTGCTCCTCCTCGCTCCCTCCGCGTGATCGCCACCTTCCCTCGGTCGCCTTCGTTGGGAGCCGTGTTCGgacaaaaggaaaacaaaataaaAGTAAATCAGTGCTGCCGTGCTTCCCGATGAGGAGGGGCGGCCTCAATCCCGACCTCAGGCTGTCTCTCCCGAGCCACGAGGCCTCCATTAGCCAGTTCCT GACTCAGAGTGGAACGTTCAAGGACGGGGATCTTCTCGTGAATAAGGACGGGCTTCGGATCCTCTCTCACAGCGAAGAAGACGGG CAATCTCTCATAAACCCGATAGTTAATCAGTTGAGTTTAGATGATGTAGACACGGTTAAAGTGATCGGGAAAGGTAGCGGTGGAATTGTGCAGCTGGTCCGCCACAAATGGACGGGCCAATTTTTTGCTCTCAAG GTTATAGAACTGAACATTCAAGACAGCGTACGCAAGCAAATTGCTCAGGAACTCAGGATAAGCCTGTCGACCCAGTGCCCATGCGTCGTTGCATGCTACCAGTGCTTCTACTACAATGGTGCCATCTCTAtagtgttggagtacatggatggAGGCTCCCTTGCTGATTTTTTGAACAGCGTGAAAACCATTCCAGAGCCGTATCTTGCGGCAATCTGTAAGCAG GTTCTTCAAGGATTGATCTATTTACACCATGAAAAGCGCATCATACACCGAGACCTGAAGCCGTCAAACATTCTGATCAATCACAGAGGGGAGGTTAAGATATCTGACTTTGGTGTCAGTGCTATAATCGCAAGCTCGTCTGGTCAACGAGATACCTTTATCGGCACTTACAATTACATGTCT CCAGAAAGAATAGCTTCACAGACACATGGCTACATAAGTGATATTTGGAGCTTTGGTCTGGTTGTGTTGGAATGCGCTACGGGCCAGTTTCCTTATCCACGTTGTGATAGTTTCTACGAGCTTTTGGATATGATAGTCGAACAGCCACCGCCCTGTGCTCCTCCAGAACACTTCTCCGAGGAGTTTTGCTCATTCATTTCTGAATG TTTACAGAAAAAGCCCAAGGATAGAAAAACTGCACGGCTGCTTCTGGTAAGTGGCGTATCTGATTTGCTCAATTCACGTATATTCCTTTGCAGAGGACGCTACTATTCTTCCTCTCACATGGTGCATTTGTGGAGCCAGAAACATCCCTTCCTGAGCATGTacgatgacctgcaagtggatctTGCTTCTTACTTCACCATGTCCGGATTGCCGCTCAGCCAGTTTTTGAAGGAATGA
- the LOC103968835 gene encoding mitogen-activated protein kinase kinase SIPKK isoform X3 has translation MVIFSVEKFCASSFDLRRPHQFTHASVPLCSSSLPPRDRHLPSVAFVGSRVRTKGKQNKSKSVLPCFPMRRGGLNPDLRLSLPSHEASISQFLTQSGTFKDGDLLVNKDGLRILSHSEEDGQSLINPIVNQLSLDDVDTVKVIGKGSGGIVQLVRHKWTGQFFALKVIELNIQDSVRKQIAQELRISLSTQCPCVVACYQCFYYNGAISIVLEYMDGGSLADFLNSVKTIPEPYLAAICKQVLQGLIYLHHEKRIIHRDLKPSNILINHRGEVKISDFGVSAIIASSSGQRDTFIGTYNYMSPERIASQTHGYISDIWSFGLVVLECATGQFPYPRCDSFYELLDMIVEQPPPCAPPEHFSEEFCSFISE, from the exons ATGGTCATATTTTCCGTCGAGAAATTTTGTGCCAGTTCTTTCGACCTCCGACGCCCCCATCAGTTCACCCACGCATCAGTTCCTCTTTGCTCCTCCTCGCTCCCTCCGCGTGATCGCCACCTTCCCTCGGTCGCCTTCGTTGGGAGCCGTGTTCGgacaaaaggaaaacaaaataaaAGTAAATCAGTGCTGCCGTGCTTCCCGATGAGGAGGGGCGGCCTCAATCCCGACCTCAGGCTGTCTCTCCCGAGCCACGAGGCCTCCATTAGCCAGTTCCT GACTCAGAGTGGAACGTTCAAGGACGGGGATCTTCTCGTGAATAAGGACGGGCTTCGGATCCTCTCTCACAGCGAAGAAGACGGG CAATCTCTCATAAACCCGATAGTTAATCAGTTGAGTTTAGATGATGTAGACACGGTTAAAGTGATCGGGAAAGGTAGCGGTGGAATTGTGCAGCTGGTCCGCCACAAATGGACGGGCCAATTTTTTGCTCTCAAG GTTATAGAACTGAACATTCAAGACAGCGTACGCAAGCAAATTGCTCAGGAACTCAGGATAAGCCTGTCGACCCAGTGCCCATGCGTCGTTGCATGCTACCAGTGCTTCTACTACAATGGTGCCATCTCTAtagtgttggagtacatggatggAGGCTCCCTTGCTGATTTTTTGAACAGCGTGAAAACCATTCCAGAGCCGTATCTTGCGGCAATCTGTAAGCAG GTTCTTCAAGGATTGATCTATTTACACCATGAAAAGCGCATCATACACCGAGACCTGAAGCCGTCAAACATTCTGATCAATCACAGAGGGGAGGTTAAGATATCTGACTTTGGTGTCAGTGCTATAATCGCAAGCTCGTCTGGTCAACGAGATACCTTTATCGGCACTTACAATTACATGTCT CCAGAAAGAATAGCTTCACAGACACATGGCTACATAAGTGATATTTGGAGCTTTGGTCTGGTTGTGTTGGAATGCGCTACGGGCCAGTTTCCTTATCCACGTTGTGATAGTTTCTACGAGCTTTTGGATATGATAGTCGAACAGCCACCGCCCTGTGCTCCTCCAGAACACTTCTCCGAGGAGTTTTGCTCATTCATTTCTGAATG A